One Pecten maximus unplaced genomic scaffold, xPecMax1.1, whole genome shotgun sequence genomic window, GGGAAGCCTATGATGTGACATGTTAGGTGTTTCCAAAACTGTTACCATGGCACCACACTccaggtttctgattggtcaaaatttaatCATTGGCCAATTTGTTTACCAGTGTGTGGGGGCTACATGCTGGGTATGAAATATAATTCTATATGGTGGGTGTGACACCTATAACAGTTGACAAAGTGGCTTACTGTATAGTTGGCAATATTCATGGGGCATTTAATATAGCACAGAAATAGATACCCGGTTAAAGTATATCCGTgtgaaatataacatctatacaTCTCAGTTTATTAGAAATAACTTCATATTCATTCTTGGTATTTATCTActgtaattttttgtttgtaaaatattttattttggatactttatttttttctttttagcaTCTGGATGCCTTATAGATTCTCTACAACCTGTGGAAAATTCAGGCAAATCATGTACAGCCAATACCTATTTGTGTTCCTTACCTTGTATTGTTGACTATGTCCATTACAATACGGGACTAAACACCAAGAATTATAATTGTACTGGTGCAAATATTTGGAGTCCTCCTCTAAGCCGTGAGCCTTGCATAAGTAAGTATCAATGCAAATTCACATCTGTCAAAATGCTAGTCAGTAACTATTTTTGAAACTATCCATCTATATGTATCAATGCTCTTTCTACATCCAAATCTACAGGAATATTATGGTGTGGCATTGTCTGCCAGCACATCCAGAATAAACTTTATTTGACCAGTGATTATCTTCCCaagagctccccatccctcagtgtacagtgtcattATCCTCAGATCCCCCTCCCCATCactcagtgtacagtgtcattatccccagagctccccatccctcagtgtacagtgtcagtatccctAGAGCTCGCCATCactcagtgtacagtgtcattatccccagagctccccatccctcggtgtacagtgtcagtatccccagagctccccatccctcagtgtacagtgtcattatccccagagctccccatccctcagtgtacagtgtcagtatccccagagctccccatccctcagtgtacagtgtcagtatcctcagagctccccatccctcagtgtacagtgtcagtatccccagagctccccatcccccagtgtacagtgtcagtatccccagagcCCCCCATCCCtcggtgtacagtgtcagtatcctcagatcccccccccccccatccctcagtgtacagtgtcagtatccccagagctccccatccctcagtgtacagtgtcagtatccccagagctccccatccctcagtgtacagtgtcagtatccccagagctccccatccctcggtgtacagtgtcagtatcctcagagctccccatccctcagtgtacagtgtcagtatccccagagctccccatccctcggtgtacagtgtcagtatccccagagctccccatccctcagtgtacagtgtcagtatcctcagagctccccatccctcggtgtacagtgtcagtatccccagagctccccatccctcggtgtacagtgtcagtatcctcAGAGCTCCACATCCCTCTGTGTACAGTGTCAttatccccagagctccccatccctcagtgtacagtgtcagtatccccagagctccccatccctcagtgtacagtgtcagtatccccagagctccccatcACTCAGtttacagtgtcagtatcctcagagctccccatccctcagtgtacagtgtcattatccccagagctccccatccctcggtgtacagtgtcagtatccccagagctccccatccctcagtgtacagtgtcagtatccccagagctccccatccctcagtgtacagtgtcagtatccccagagctccccatccctcggtgtacagtgtcagtatccccagagctccccatccctcgatgtacagtgtcagtatccccagagctccccatcccccagtgtacagtgtcagtattcccagagctccccatccctcagtgtacagtgtcagtatccccagagctccccatccctcggtgtacagtgtcattatctccagagctccccatccctcagtgtagtgtcagtatccccagagctccccatccctcagtgtacagtgtcagtattcccagagctccccatccctcagtgtacagtgtcattatccccagagctccccatccctcagtgtacagtgtcagtatccccagagctccccatccctcagtgtacagtgtcattatccccagagctccccatccctcagtgtacagtgtcagtatccccagagctccccatccctcagtgtacagtgtcagtgtccccagagctccccatccctcggtgtacagtgtcagtatccccagagctccccatccctcggtgtacagtgtcagtatcctcAGGGCTCCACatccctcagtgtacagtgtcattatccccagagctccccatccctcagtgtacagtgtcagtatccccagagctccccatccctcggtgtacagtgtcagtatccgcagagctccccatccctcagtgtacagtgtcagtatccccagagctGCCCATCCCTCGGTGTACAGTGTCATTATCCCCAGAGCTGCCCATCCCtcggtgtacagtgtcagtatccccagagctccccatccctcagtgtacagtgtcagtatccccagagctccccatccctcggtgtacagtgtcagtatccccagagctccccatccctcgatgtacagtgtcagtatccccagagctccccatcccccagtgtacagtgtcagtattcccagagctccccatccctcagtgtacagtgtcagtatccccagagATCCCCATCCCTCGGTGTACAGTGTCATTATCtccagagctccccatccctcagtgtagtgtcagtatccccagagctccccatccctcagtgtacagtgtcagtattcccagagctccccatccctcagtgtacagtgtcattatccccagagctccccatccctcagtgtacagtgtcagtatccccagagctccccatccctcagtgtacagtgtcagtatcctcAGGGCTCCACatccctcagtgtacagtgtcagcatccccagagctccccatccctcagtgtacagtgtcagtatccccagagctccccatccctcagtgtacagtgtcagtatccccagagctccccatccctcgGTGTACAGTGTCATTATCCCCAGAGCTGCCCATCCCTCGGTGTACAGTATCAGTATCCTCAGAGCTTCCCATCCCTtggtgtacagtgtcagtatccccagagctccccatccctcagtgtacagtgtcagtatccccagagctccccatccctctGTGTACAGTGTCAATATCCgcagagctccccatccctcggtgtacaatgtcagtatctccagagctccccatccctcagtgtacagtgtcagtatccccagagctccccatccctcagtgtacagtgtcagtatccccagagctccccatccctcagtgtacagtgtcagtatcctcAGGGCTCCACatccctcagtgtacagtgtcagcatccccagagctccccatccctcagtgtacagtgtcagtatccccagagctccccatccctcagtgtacagtgtcagtatccccagagctccccatccctcgGTGTACAGTGTCATTATCCCCAGAGCTGCCCATCCCTCGGTGTACAGTATCAGTATCCTCAGAGCTTCCCATCCCTtggtgtacagtgtcagtatccccagagctccccatccctcagtgtacagtgtcagtatccccagagctccccatccctctGTGTACAGTGTCAATATCCgcagagctccccatccctcggtgtacagtgtcagtatctccagagctccccatccctcagtgtacagtgtcattATCCtcagagctccccatccctcagtgtacagtgtcagtatccccagagctccccatccccCAGTGTACaatgtcagtatccccagagctccccatcccccagtgtacagtgtcagtatccccagagccccccatccctcagtgtacagtgtcagtatccccagagcccccatccctcagtgtacagtgccagtatccccagagctccccatccctcggtgtacagtgtcagtatccccagagctccccatcctcagtgtacagtgtcagtatccccagagctccccatccctcggtgtacagtgtcagtatccgcagagctccccatccctcggtgtacagtgtcagtatccccagagctccccatccctcggtgtacagtgtcagtatccccagagctccccatccctcggtgtacagtgtcagtatccccagagctccccatccctcggtgtacagtgtcagtatccccagagctccccatccctcagtgtacagtgtcagtatccccagagctccACATCCCtcggtgtacagtgtcagtatccccagagccccccatccctcagtgtacagtgtcagtatccacagagctccccatccctcagtgtacagtgtcattATCCTCAGAGCCCCCTCCCCATCACtcggtgtacagtgtcagtatcctcagagctccccatccctcagtgtacagtgtcagtatccccagagctccccatcccccagtgtacagtgtcagtatccccagagctccccatcactcagtgtacagtgtcagtatcctcAGAGCTTTCCATCCCTCAGTATATTGTGTCAGTGCCTTCAGTCTATGTCCATCCCTCAGTGTCCCATCCCTATCCCTCAATGTTATACGTCTCTGGACTGTAGATCTTTATCTTACTGATGGTATGACATATATAGCAGTATGTGTGGTGTTCTCTGTACAGTGACTAATATTGTGGCACTTTGTTTTTCAGAACCGATGACCTCGCAGTACACCATAACCATCAACGCTACATTTGAATTACAGCATGCTGCTTCAGGCTGCATGGAGGCTTTCGTATTTTCAGCCCATCCCTCACTTATTCAAGCTCTTCTGGGCCTCGTCTGTCAGCAGACTTCTTTGTCTATCTCCTCAACCATTGACTCTACAGTTACGGATACAAACTCAGTAAGTTGTTTGAAAGCCTTTGAGATTCAAtctatgttttgtatgtacttAAACTGCATATCAACCATATGCTGTATTTAGTCAGGTAACAATGCAACCATATGCTGTATTTAGTCAAACAAGGCCTGTGATTTAGAATATTCACCACCAAAACCCATTATTATCCCCCACCCAGTGAAGTTGGCGGGGGATATACAAATGGGTTCtgtcttctcaataactaagaggcccagggacttgatattgggcctgtagcatcctgggctgaagggctacaaagtttgttaaagtgaatgatcttgaccttcattcaaggtcacatgggtcaaataggctataatctttaaccgacttcttcttaataaccaagaggcccagggacttgatattgggcctgtagcatgctggggtgaagggctacaaagtttgttcaaatgaatgaccttgacctacattcaaggtcacaggggtgaaatcagcttaaatctgtaaacaataattctGCGATAGCCAAGAGTGTGCGAGACTAATGTGtgtgatattaggccaatagtatgctagaatgaaggactagaaaatttattgacatgaataaacctagcctactctgatatttgaataaagacgTAATCAGCaaagtatctgtagaaatgacctcaatcaacttcaaagttgctgtagagccaggtgagtgatcaggcccattgggcctcttgtataagTTAATAATCATAATTTATGTGAGGTTAGTGTTTGAAGTGAGTAGCCTCTGATACcaaatatgtttatatgataTGAGCATGTATTTGTTGAAAACCTTAGCAtgtaataaacaggtaaactagCTGTTTCCAAGGTGTTAGTTGTATATAAAATAGggatataaaacatcatatatcCTTTTTGTGAGGAAAATATAACTTCCTATATCACAGGGGTGTGTGCCCCAATAATGACCCTCATTCTGTTGCGCAGAGTTATCTCCTTTTCCTGTTGTTTACAAATGGCAGAAGAACAGAATCGCTAAAGTTTTCGTGAAGTcaaagtacagtcaaacctgtctataacgaccgcccaaggggaggcagaaaaacggtcaccatagacaggttgcctttatagacaggtccaAATTATCACACCAACCAATTTACGTGAAACTACCATAAATAATTTGTCATCAAACAGGGAATTCAGAAGACAtgtcagaagttaaataaagaaaaagaatacacaatgattaattgattaattatatttgtgttactactaattattttgtgttatagtcttacttcttaaaaccaaaaGATTTTTATTCTGACCAAAATTGAAATCCTGATATTTGTggcagtttacgactttttattagtatcgactaattaaagatggcggcagtacaaacactagtaccgacagctacgattaagaaacttaggaaggcattattggctttcatgtgagtaaatcttgttgacagatatgaccagcgtttgttattgaagtgatgtttcctagttgtaatcacaaaattaactgaccgtgtcaaatgaagccacataggcacagttgtaatgtaatactgaCATGCATGGTGATCGGACTCCTGTCTCACcaagccccaggccagggcagctacagtaattatagacaaacaggtggtaggggtcttttgtttatataatcaggCCAGCGTTGTGATGGTCCTTTCTTTGTATAATCAGGCCAGGGTcaatgtgtctgaattttccggggatGTTATGAGGGATGACAGCCGAGAGTAGAAGATGGCcgacagaaatcggtcgctatagaaaatAAATTGGCGACCACCGTTCCAAAATCACCGGTCGTaagtcacattagacaggtagtcgttatacagagggtcgttatacAGAGGTGCCAACCCTTCCTCTTTTGGCGTAATCCTTACGATTTTTAGGTATAAAATACGCCTTCCGCTTTTTCATGACTTTTGTacgattttataaaaaaaaatcgaaatgtTTCCTAAATCCGGAATTCTGATGTCCGTTTCCACTAGATCTGTTAGAATCCGCGCTCTCGATCTCCTGTGCGTTTGTCACCATCAGTATTATTTATACATCATTTTCAAGCATATGAACGATCATGAATGGTCTTCCCAAGTTTATCAAAATGGCGGAAAAACGTAGTCTGACAGCTGAAGACGAAACCGTAAAATCAGTAACACCaaagaaaaaagttaagtcGCAATGGGACCAGAGATTTAAATCTGAATACAAGGAGCGTTTTCCTTTTATTGTTCAATCCGATCGGGATGAATATACTGCAAGATGTGTTACTTGCAATTGTGATTTTAGCATTGCACACGGTGGGGaaaatgacatcatacataCGAAGCACTGAAATCACAGACAGActatatcaaggtaaaactaaataaaattaacatttcttatttttttaaacatatatttgagtTATTTTCCCAAACCAAATTATCTGAATTGTGTGCTGCTTATGCCCATAATGCATTTCCGGACACTTGAAACCCGTCAGCGTCTGGGGGCCTCGTCGGCCCCCACACCccctgaaatttttttttttctcgctCCGCTCGGAAACCTTCCTCTTTTCAATTAATCATTGTTGGCACCTctggttatatagtaaaatctcacagggaatcttaaaaccggtcgttatagacaggcagtcattatatacagggggtcgttagagcaggtttgactgtagcagaaataaattaaaaaaaaaaatactcagagctctgaaatatcaataaaagtaCCATCACCTGTTTGTAAGAGTTTTCAAAACTAAAGGAAACTAGTGATAATAAATACCTGGACTCCAATCAAATGAGCGACTAGGTTTCCGACGAACAACTGATTAATTTGGTGTGGTCTTATATCTTGGTTTCATTTTTGAGTATCATTATTATTTGGTATAATAAAAATTCATCACCCTGGTTACAGGATAATAAGACTTATTTATCCTCAGGTGTCATATTTCCCTCTGCCAAACTTGAAGGAAATATGACACccagagtatatatatatatattaccctgCAACCAGGgacataaatgtatatgattacATGTTCAGAAAGTGGGGTAGATCATACATTTAATAATTATGcatatttcttgtttctctcttttttttagATTAGTTCAATCATGACAGTAACATTGGATCCTAATACAATTGGAGCTTTTAAAACACTTTGCTCCAATTCAATCGATGCCAATATAAAGACAGA contains:
- the LOC117318493 gene encoding uncharacterized protein LOC117318493, with the translated sequence GSAPLLSCPNTSVLYINTSTGYSINPLSDIPGFTLPTLPGVIYTADPPFVTVNFASLNTLQKVTVKASYRNLLSSYCSFLVATEASGCLIDSLQPVENSGKSCTANTYLCSLPCIVDYVHYNTGLNTKNYNCTGANIWSPPLSREPCIKPMTSQYTITINATFELQHAASGCMEAFVFSAHPSLIQALLGLVCQQTSLSISSTIDSTVTDTNSISSIMTVTLDPNTIGAFKTLCSNSIDANIKTDVISPLLKVSSPIICSAGTSTVVPILTKSGVLRAGNACLQAGYVLRQKDSDEEC